The genome window TCTTCGGTGAGGTCCACGTAGTGGACCGGGGGCATCCACCCGAACCAGATAGACCCGTAGAGGATGATCAAAGTCGCCGTCCAGAAGTACGGAACGGAGAGTCCCAGAATAGCGGCGCTGCGGCTGATGTAGTCACGTGCGGTGTCCTGGCGCACGGCGGAGAGAATGCCTACAGGCAGTCCAATCAGGAGCGATATAAGGATGGAGAGACCCATCAATTCCAGCGTGACGGGAAGCCGCTGGACAACGATTTCCTGAAAGACCGGCTGCCGCGAGAACAGGGAGTTACCCAGATCGCCGCGGGTCATCTCCCCTATCCATCGTGCATACTGTTGCCAAATGGGCTGGTCCAGCCCCAGCCGGGTACGCATTTCGGTGATGTCCGCACTCGAGACGTTTGCGTCACCGAGCATAACCATGACCGCGTCGCCCGGGATCATGCGTACGGCGGAAAAGACGAGAAGCGTAACGAGAAAGATGGTGGGGACGGCGAAGATGAGGCGTCTTGCTATGTACTGGCCCATGAAGAATACTCTTGGCTGTTCTTAGCGTGTCGGGGACACACTGCGGGGAACACGACTTGGTGTTCCCCGCAGTGTGCCTAGCCCGCGTTGTCTACTTGTCCAGCCAGACGTAGGCGATTTGCCGATTGTCCAAAATCCACTGCCCGTTGTAGCCCCGGACGAACTTCTGCTTCCCCGTGTATGTGAAAGGCTCGTCCAGGAACGCCCGGTACGCCTTGTCCAATACGTAGTACTGAAGGTCCTTATAAAGCTGGATGCGTTTTGTCGTGTCCAGAGTGCGGACCCCTTCCGCCACCATGGAGTTGAGCTTGGGATCAACGAGCTTCAGATAGTTGCGAGACCCACCCGTGGCCATGAGCTGGGAGAACATCGCGTCAGGCTCGGGTTCAACGCCGGTCCCGTACCCGCGGTTGATCAGATCGAAGTTGCCGGTAAGGTCAGCCTGCAGGAACGCCGCCGGCTCAACCTGCTTGAAGGAGACCCGAATCCCTATCTTGCGGAGATCGCCTTGGGCTACCTCGAGCCCGAGGCGGCTCGATATCGGAGAGTACTCTGACACAGGGGCCTCGGCGTCGAACCCGTTGGGATAGCCCGCCTCCGTGAGAAGTCGTTTCGCCTCGGCCACGTCCTGGTCTTTAGGCTGTCGGTATCCCGGAAGCTTCCTGAGCTCGTCAGGCTGCAGCGCCCACGGCTTGAACACCGCTGGAG of Dehalococcoidia bacterium contains these proteins:
- a CDS encoding ABC transporter permease is translated as MGQYIARRLIFAVPTIFLVTLLVFSAVRMIPGDAVMVMLGDANVSSADITEMRTRLGLDQPIWQQYARWIGEMTRGDLGNSLFSRQPVFQEIVVQRLPVTLELMGLSILISLLIGLPVGILSAVRQDTARDYISRSAAILGLSVPYFWTATLIILYGSIWFGWMPPVHYVDLTEDPIQHLSQLAIPALLLGVYMAAIVMRMSRTTLLEVLRQDYIRTAWAKGLRERLVIVRHALRNAMAPVVTIVGVNIVLGLSGTVILEQIFVIPGIGSYIISAVLWRDYPAIQAVNLFMAIPVVGINLLVDVAVAYLDPRIRYR